Proteins from one Panicum virgatum strain AP13 chromosome 7K, P.virgatum_v5, whole genome shotgun sequence genomic window:
- the LOC120641392 gene encoding uncharacterized membrane protein At1g16860-like: MLAGGGGEDGKRRDRDRGATAAADEDADAATSASAASLNDLCATATGAGGAGARPPFPRAAAWAVAALLAVGLGVGALVLASVHSAALLVVAVLLSAAVAAFLLWNAAAAASGRALRWFVDGLPASSLRVAADGQLVKITGFVSCGDISLISSYEKVENCVYTSTLLRKCARWGSMILNPWNRQSKWKLIHAERFAADFYITDAKSGKRALVKAGHHSKVVPLIDENLLVTTSRDTELSSTLKYWLEERNLSSEEAQLIRLEEGYIREGMRLSVIGMLSKKNGDAMILPPPEPLSTGCVLLSCLLPMYFDGIVLRLVDRSYFVPNSGVS; the protein is encoded by the exons ATGCTCGCGGGGggaggaggcgaggacgggaagcgccgcgaccgcgaccgcggcgccaccgccgccgccgacgaggacgccgacgccgccacatcggcgtcggcggcctccCTGAACGACCTGTGCGCCACCGCcactggcgccggcggcgcgggggcgcgCCCGCCGTtcccgagggcggcggcgtgggcggtcGCGGCGCTGCTCGCGGTGGGGCTCGGGGTCGGCgcgctcgtcctcgcctccgTGCACAGCGCCGCGCTGCTCGTGGTGGCGGTGCTCCTCTCGGCGGCCGTGGCCGCGTTCCTCCTGTGgaacgcggccgccgcggcgtccggcCGCGCGCTCCGGTGGTTCGTGGACGGGCTCCCGGCCTCCAgcctccgcgtcgccgccgaTGGCCAGCTCGTGAAGATCACCGGA TTTGTTTCATGTGGTGATATCTCACTGATCTCTTCATACGAGAAGGTTGAAAATTGTGTATACACATCTACTCTGCTAAGAAAATGTGCCAGATGGGGTTCCATGATACTAAATCCTTGGAATCGGCAGTCCAAATGGAAATTAATACATGCTGAG AGGTTTGCTGCTGATTTCTACATAACAGATGCAAAATCAGGTAAAAGAGCCTTGGTGAAAGCTGGGCATCACTCAAAGGTAGTACCACTGATTGATGAAAACCTTCTGGTAACAACAAGCAGAGACACCGAGCTATCTTCAACTTTGAAGTATTGGCTCGAAGAGAGAAACCTTTCTTCTGAAGAAGCTCAGCTTATTCGTCTTGAGGAAGG GTATATCAGAGAAGGAATGCGATTGAGCGTGATAGGAATGTTGAGCAAGAAGAACGGGGATGCCATGATACTTCCTCCACCGGAACCTCTATCGACAGGCTGCGTGCTGCTGTCCTGTCTCCTGCCAATGTATTTTGATGGAATAGTACTGAGATTGGTCGACAGAAGTTACTTTGTGCCAAACTCAGGCGTCTCATGA
- the LOC120641393 gene encoding uncharacterized protein LOC120641393: MSTPRRRLATASPSLRFLGLLKQPDDAGVDGVQELELDERDVVWSSSGGSATSSLSTSAASSPSPTPSPSASRGRSISTSSHHFPSGSVGLSALLAEDRHTAPTAPVAAAARPERQRAPQPYHQSAPVAVPAWPKAMAATELDFAADYEDDDGEPVVPPHEMAARRAAAAASVMEGAGRTLKGRDLRRVRNAVWRTTGFLDL; encoded by the coding sequence ATGtccacgccccgccgccgcctggccaccGCCTCCCCGTCGCTCCGCTTCCTCGGCCTGCTCAAGCAGCCCGACGAcgccggcgtcgacggcgtccagGAGCTCGAGCTCGACGAGCGCGATGTCGTCTGGTCCTCCTCAGGCGGCAGCGCGACGTCGTCGTTGTCGACCTCCGCGGCTTCCTCGCCGTCCCCGACCCcgtcaccgtccgcgagccgCGGTAGGTCCATATCGACGTCGTCGCACCACTTCCCGTCCGGCAGCGTCGGCCTGTCCGCGCTCCTCGCCGAGGACCGCCACACCGCGCCCACCGCgcccgttgccgccgccgcgcgcccggaGAGGCAGCGCGCCCCGCAGCCGTACCACCAGTCCGCCCCTGTCGCCGTGCCTGCCTGGCCCaaggccatggcggcgacggAGCTGGACTTCGCCGCGGActacgaggacgacgacggcgagcccgTGGTGCCGCCGCACGAGatggccgcgcgccgcgccgcggcggcggcgtcggtgaTGGAGGGCGCCGGGCGCACGCTCAAGGGGCGCGACCTCCGCCGCGTGCGCAACGCCGTGTGGCGCACCACCGGCTTCCTCGACCTGTGA